GCAACAAGATGCATATAATTGAATTACCGGGATGGATTTGCTAAATAAACAGAAAATTTGGCAGGCATAAAAAAGTCAGGAAATTTCAGAAAAAGTAAAATATTATTATTCATGTTATTGCAATATTTTCCCTATTAAACCTTTATAGCCATTTGCAAATTCGTATGCATTCATTTTTTTCCTGTTCTCTAACTGTATTTCTTTAATAAGGATAGATCCATCTACTGTTGACACTAAAATTCCTTCTTTATTCTTCCCCAATATCATACCAGGCATTTCTTTCCTATTTACTGCATTTATTTCCCCATCAAATATTTTTAACAATACATTATCCAGGGTTGTATATGCTGTCGGCCACAGTGCAAAAGCCTTTATCTGCCTAACAATTTCAATTGCCTTTTTATCCCAATTTATCTTACCCATTTCTTTCTTGATTATTGGTGTATATGTTGCTTCTTCGATCTTCTGTTCAGTGCCTTCAACTAAGCCTTTTTCATTTATATAATCAATAATTTCGGGAAGTATTTTGGCAGACCTTTCGGAAAGCTTTTTTGAAAGGGTTATCATATTAGCATCATGATCTATTCTTGCATGTTCCTGATAAATTATATTGCCCGCATCCATTTTCTCAACCATTTTCATTATTGTAATACCTGTTATTTCATCTCCGTTTAAAATGGCCCACTGCATGGGAGATGGTCCTCTATGTTTTGGCAGTAAAGATGGATGAACATTTATTGAGCCAACAGCAGGCAAATCGAGAACCCATTTCGGGAAGATAAGACCGAATGAAACCACTACAAATAACTCCGGCTTGAGCCTTTGAAGCTCTATTGCAGCTTCATCTTTAAATGATTCTATTTCCATA
This DNA window, taken from Pseudomonadota bacterium, encodes the following:
- the fmt gene encoding methionyl-tRNA formyltransferase, with the translated sequence MNIIFFGSSSFSVPSLKSISPYVSLVITKKGKPKGRGYTLDDNEVKKAAIALELPIMEIESFKDEAAIELQRLKPELFVVVSFGLIFPKWVLDLPAVGSINVHPSLLPKHRGPSPMQWAILNGDEITGITIMKMVEKMDAGNIIYQEHARIDHDANMITLSKKLSERSAKILPEIIDYINEKGLVEGTEQKIEEATYTPIIKKEMGKINWDKKAIEIVRQIKAFALWPTAYTTLDNVLLKIFDGEINAVNRKEMPGMILGKNKEGILVSTVDGSILIKEIQLENRKKMNAYEFANGYKGLIGKILQ